In Lycium ferocissimum isolate CSIRO_LF1 chromosome 11, AGI_CSIRO_Lferr_CH_V1, whole genome shotgun sequence, a single genomic region encodes these proteins:
- the LOC132036582 gene encoding G-type lectin S-receptor-like serine/threonine-protein kinase At4g27290, translating into MKGLLSLFVCSHFLVILLISVASDTITTDKSIRDGDTIISAGGIYELGFFSPGNSKNRYVGIWYKKISKGTVVWVANRNIPLNDTSGVLTLKPNGILVLVDNSNVSIWSSNSSRSLKNPRARLLDSGNLVVSDGNDRDPETNLAWQSFDYPGNTLLPGMKLGRNLITGMDWHTSSWKSTDDPAPGEYKNRLDSHGYPQLFVLKNSSIVFSSGPWNGIAFSVSPNNKPNTHYTFEFFIKQQEIYYEYKLKNESLPARMVINPIGKIEHLTWIERSQSWFLYLTLPVDDCDRFALCGPYSSCNINNSPPCDCLKGFKPRDPQQSESDWSSGCVRRTSLDCNQDGFLNFTGIKMPDSRTSWFNDSINLEECEKLCLADCNCTAYSNLDVTNGGSGCLQWFGELIDIRELGQNEQNLFVRVAASELDSDRKRRRKKSGLIAVISVVVATFILSFLAWVSFQRRKRTGPEVDNEDMELPLLLPLFDLVSVSSATDNFSSGNVIGEGGFGPVYKGVLPNGQEIAVKRLSKYSGQGIQELKNEIILISKLQHRNLVKLLGCCLEGEERMLIYEFMPNSSLDYFIFDPSRKASLVWKNRFDIAMGISRGLLYLHQDSRLRIIHRDIKTSNILLDSDMNAKISDFGLAKIFGGDQVEGKTKRVIGTYGYMSPEYAVDGKYSVKSDVFSIGVIILEIVSGRKNRKFHHLEHHHNLLGHAWLLWTEGKALELMDKCLKESFSESQVLRCIQVGLLCVQKLPEDRPTMASVVFWLGNEGLVLPQPKQPGFFIERNSMESTEPTDEGYLSNNVSITILEPR; encoded by the exons ATGAAAGGGCTACTTTCTTTATTCGTTTGCTCCCATTTTCTCGTAATCTTACTAATTTCTGTGGCATCAGACACTATCACTACAGATAAATCTATCAGAGATGGTGACACAATTATTTCAGCTGGTGGGATTTATGAACTTGGATTTTTCAGCCCTGGAAATTCCAAGAATCGCTACGTTGGCATATGGTACAAGAAGATATCAAAGGGAACTGTCGTTTGGGTTGCCAACAGAAACATTCCGCTGAATGACACTTCAGGAGTGTTAACACTAAAACCCAACGGGATTCTTGTGCTTGTTGATAATTCCAATGTCTCAATTTGGTCATCAAACTCATCAAGATCCTTAAAGAATCCAAGAGCGCGGCTCCTGGATTCTGGGAACCTTGTTGTCAGTGATGGAAATGACAGAGACCCGGAAACTAATTTGGCGTGGCAGAGTTTTGATTATCCAGGAAATACTTTATTACCTGGCATGAAGCTTGGACGTAATTTAATCACAGGCATGGATTGGCACACATCTTCATGGAAGAGCACCGATGATCCTGCTCCCGGTGAATATAAAAACCGTCTTGATTCTCATGGATACCCGCAACTTTTCGTGTTGAAAAATTCATCTATAGTATTTAGCTCAGGGCCATGGAATGGTATTGCATTTAGCGTTAGTCCTAACAATAAACCCAATACACATTACACTTTTGAGTTTTTTATTAAGCAGCAGGAAATTTACTATGAATACAAGCTTAAGAATGAGTCACTGCCCGCCAGGATGGTGATCAACCCGATTGGGAAGATAGAACACCTAACATGGATCGAGCGCAGTCAGAGCTGGTTTCTCTACTTGACATTACCAGTTGATGATTGTGATCGTTTTGCTTTATGTGGTCCTTATTCAAGTTGCAACATCAATAACTCCCCTCCATGTGATTGTCTGAAAGGTTTCAAGCCTAG GGATCCTCAACAGTCTGAATCAGACTGGTCTAGTGGCTGTGTCAGGAGAACTTCTTTGGATTGCAACCAAGATGGTTTTCTTAATTTTACGGGCATCAAGATGCCGGATTCCAGAACCTCCTGGTTTAATGATAGCATTAACCTTGAAGAATGTGAGAAATTATGCCTGGCTGATTGCAACTGTACAGCCTACTCAAATCTGGATGTTACAAATGGTGGTAGTGGATGCTTACAATGGTTTGGAGAACTCATTGATATTAGGGAGTTGGGCCAAAATGAGCAAAACCTGTTTGTGAGAGTTGCTGCTTCAGAATTAG ATTCTGACAGGAAGCGGAGGAGAAAGAAGTCAGGCCTGATTGCTGTGATTTCAGTAGTGGTAGCGACATTTATCCTCAGCTTTTTAGCTTGGGTTTCCttccaaagaaggaaaagaacaG GTCCAGAAGTTGATAATGAGGACATGGAGCTTCCATTGTTGCTTCCATTGTTTGATTTAGTTAGTGTTAGTAGTGCGACTGACAACTTCTCTTCTGGTAATGTGATTGGGGAGGGCGGTTTTGGACCGGTTTACAAG GGTGTCCTACCAAATGGACAAGAGATAGCAGTAAAGAGGCTATCAAAGTATTCTGGACAAGGCATTCAAGagttaaaaaatgaaatcattCTCATTTCCAAGCTGCAACATCGGAACCTGGTCAAGCTATTGGGTTGCTGCctagaaggagaagaaaggaTGCTAATCTATGAGTTTATGCCCAACTCTAGCTTGGactatttcatttttg ATCCAAGCAGAAAAGCATCACTGGTATGGAAGAACCGCTTTGATATTGCTATGGGAATATCTCGAGGTCTTCTTTACCTTCACCAGGACTCAAGATTAAGAATTATTCACAGAGATATCAAAACCAGCAATATTTTATTAGATAGTGACATGAATGCCAAAATTTCTGATTTCGGCCTTGCCAAAATATTTGGTGGAGACCAAGTGGAAGGGAAAACTAAACGAGTAATAGGGACATA TGGATATATGTCCCCCGAGTATGCTGTTGATGGGAAATATTCAGTAAAATCAGATGTATTCAGTATCGGCGTAATCATTCTAGAAATAGTTAGCGGCAGAAAGAACAGGAAATTTCATCATTTGGAACATCATCACAATCTTTTGGGACAT GCATGGCTACTTTGGACTGAAGGCAAAGCATTGGAACTGATGGACAAATGTTTGAAAGAATCATTTTCAGAATCTCAAGTGTTAAGATGCATCCAGGTCGGTTTGTTGTGCGTCCAAAAACTCCCAGAGGATAGGCCCACAATGGCATCAGTCGTTTTCTGGTTAGGCAATGAAGGTCTGGTGCTTCCTCAACCAAAGCAACCAGGTTTTTTCATAGAGAGGAATTCAATGGAATCAACAGAGCCAACTGATGAAGGATATCTAAGTAACAACGTGTCGATAACAATTCTAGAGCCAAGATAG